The stretch of DNA ACTGTTTATATAAACAGATACCTGAATTATATGTAaccaaaaatattctttaatttgattactcatttgaaattataaaaaataattattgcaGGAGCTATTACAGATGTACATACCACACATGCAACGTGAAGAAACAAGTGCAGAGATTGGCAAAAGATCCAAACGTTGTTGTAACAACCTACGAAGGTGTTCATAACCATCCTTGTGAGAAGCTCATGGAGACTCTTAGTCCTCTCCTTAGGCAACTTCAGTTCCTCTCCAGAGTTTCTGATCTGTGATTTGAATGTTAACTAGTTggtgtaattatttaattatgctTTAATCGCTCTATTGAGCCCTCATCTCCCAAGagataaaatgtatagaaaaaatttgagatcatagatgtttatgtttattccgatgatttgtgtttgcttttgatttgCGTCTAATTGTCTCCTTGTTGTGAAttgattgtttagttttagccttttaggtgAACGATCATATATAGACATTTACTGGaccatttttaaatttagaaaatgtttggCGTCATTGTGTGAatgtcaaaacattttttttaaagcatgatgttaaaatcaatattattataaactatatgatttttttttgatttttttttctgtattataatatttaattatttataaattcaatcatattgtttatatattctatcaataatttatattatatattatttccaCTATATTTATGATGGGACCTACAATTAGTTGTTATCTCTACTAAACGTAAGTATTAGCAAGGTTTAAGTAATTATAATAGATAGTTTCTCACCACTCATTGGAAAGTTGTCGATGTGGGATTGTAAATGTCCCTCCTTaattaccaacaaaaaaataaaaatatttattgacaaataataaataagtaattcttttaattcattaattctttctttagtttttcattgacaataaataaataagtttttattgAAAGTTAAATGAGGATGTAAAGCAATTTACATAATTGACTTCTAATTCTCCCTAGTGTAAATTAACATCAGTTTTTATTGATGTGTATCATATTAAAAagtgattttattaaaaattgatacattcatcaattatctaaatgatgtgaatctataatttatatcattttttaaaaaaatgatacaaacgaataaaagttaaatcaattttatttaattgatggcaaattagttaattaaaacaTCACTTAAATAACTGATgttaaatcatatttatttgttttattttaaaataactaatttaaaacAACATTAATCTTCTCATTCTATATCTCCAACACCGAAACTTGCAACTTGTACTTCGAGCCTTGTGCATCCAAAGACTCAATGGTTTCAAAGAGTTGTTCAAGAGATCGAGAGAGCTGACCTTTTTGTTGTGGCCTTCCCATCATTGTGTAGGTTTTGTCTGACCCCATTTGACCATATGCGAATATACAAACTTGTAGTTACATACAAAGCACAttttctatatacaaaataagcaaaacatgaaAGAAAGTATTAATGATATGCATTATTAGGGGAACAACAAATGTTTTAGTGATACCAACATCTGGACCTAATGTATCACCTTCTTAGAATTATTGAATTCACTCTCGCTGCAAAACTAGGAAAGATGAGCAATCGATTGTACAAATTTGGTCCGACAAAATGTTCACAAACACCAAACATCTTGAAGTTTCCTTCTTACCAAGGttgtgaaaatatgattttctttgttAGTCATGATCCAAATATGGGCAATAAGGATAGAGATGcaataataataagtaaaagAATGTATAGAACAAATCTGAGATCATAGATGTTTTATGTTTATTGAGATgaataaatttgtgttttgacTTCAATTACAAATACATATCATAACATGCATGATTCATGAAACATGTATGAGGGGGAATAGTAGTGTGAGAAACATTTAGATCGGTTTGATTTGATGACAATCCGGTTTATTTTCTAAGACGGTAACgagaaacagagtaaaatttaaaattgaagaAAACTAAACATATTGAGACTCAATCAATAAGAATAAAAGACTCAAACTACAACTCATTAACGAATAAAAAAAGTGATCCGGTCTTAACCAAATCTAAACATAGGATTCAAGTCGAATAAACTTTTTCCTATCGAACTATATAACCAGGCCACCTTAGACTCAAGGTTTTAACTTCCGGAGTCTAAGAAGATTTAGAAGGATCAAAGATCTGACCAACAAACAAAGGGGTTCCTGTTTTGTCTTCTCTAATCATAAAAAGAAATGGATGATCAGCAACAAAATCTATCCTCTTCACAAAAGCACATCCAAAGATTCCAACAACAGCAGTTGCAGTAGCAGCTTCAGCaccttcttcatcaatctcaaCACAAGCTTTTTGGTACACTTCCACCCTATCCAATCCTACTATATTGAAAGTCTTTAAAGCCGAGAATCCGAATTCGATCTTAAACTTTGGGATTCTGATATCACCAACATCAACCTTTTGAGTCGGGATATGGCTATCCAAGAAACCAAGACTTGACGCCATTCTCTCCACAAGATTATCCAAACCATATTTCTCATCAGGGAGATAGAAATACATAGAGAAACTTCCACTGGTATCACCAAGGCCTTGTCGAAATGGGAGCTTAAGGACCTTGAAACCATCATAAGCCTTTATGTATTGGTTCTTATGGCTGCTCATGAAAGGCACAGAAACTGAAGTCCCATCGAGAAGGTGAAAGTCTTGGTCTTTCGTCATCGATTTATGGAATTTATCTTCCCAAGCTCCCTTGAAGTACAAGGCGTTTCCATAAATCCAGATGGTGTCCTCTGGAACGGAtccatgaggaagaagatctttAATGAAACCATTGGTGCAATGTAAAGCCCATGCATTCACCTCCATACGCAACTCTTCAgccttaaaaacaaaaacaagaacaaattttATCATTCAAAACCAAAAGCTATATCAATACTAGACTAGTTTCATAAATAagtcaaaaacagagcaaacaggGGATTTTAGTTATAGGGTACCTTTGATTTGAAATCCACTGAAGCCAAAACAGATTTGAAAAAGTTGTAGAAGAGATTATTCGTAGATGGATCTATATATAATGATTGGTCGATCCAAGCGCCATTCACCACTTTGACCGTTGGGCCACCTATATGACTACCGTCAGCGAAGACGAAGGTAGCAATGACGCTGAAAACAGAGTTGAGCTCATCGATGGAAGAAGATCTGAGGAAGGAGGGGATTTTATCGGCGATCACAGAACTGCCGCTGCCGGGACCAGAAGCCATCATGGTGAACACTGCGTTCATTGACGCCGGCGAGAAAACGCTGTTAGAGCGTTTGGCTACAGTAGAGAAGAGATGCCATGAAAGGAACATGGAGACTTCGTTTTGCTTCTTCAAAGCTTCTCTCACGTCCATGACTGACTTTGACCTTGCTGCgaaagagataagagagataTGCAACTTCGTGACGATGTTAATGATGACTTTATAAGTCATAACTTAGGTGTGTATTTATAGTAGAAGTTTCAACTTCACAATGACGCTACTCTTTGAAAGCTTCAATATTACgctacttttaaaaataaaaatagaataaagcAACgctacatttatttatttatttttgtttaaaatgtcatcaaaataaagctacaatgtttttttttgttttgtcgtattaattatggaaaatagaaatatagactcaaactattataattataattaaaccaTTATTATCTCAAATTAttaaagtatttattattaatttcgggtatttttctcaattattaatCGAAATAATTAAACCCAACGAACATAATGGAATGGAAAAATCTTTAGATATCAATTAAA from Camelina sativa cultivar DH55 chromosome 9, Cs, whole genome shotgun sequence encodes:
- the LOC104714755 gene encoding serpin-Z1-like, with the translated sequence MDVREALKKQNEVSMFLSWHLFSTVAKRSNSVFSPASMNAVFTMMASGPGSGSSVIADKIPSFLRSSSIDELNSVFSVIATFVFADGSHIGGPTVKVVNGAWIDQSLYIDPSTNNLFYNFFKSVLASVDFKSKAEELRMEVNAWALHCTNGFIKDLLPHGSVPEDTIWIYGNALYFKGAWEDKFHKSMTKDQDFHLLDGTSVSVPFMSSHKNQYIKAYDGFKVLKLPFRQGLGDTSGSFSMYFYLPDEKYGLDNLVERMASSLGFLDSHIPTQKVDVGDIRIPKFKIEFGFSALKTFNIVGLDRVEVYQKACVEIDEEGAEAATATAVVGIFGCAFVKRIDFVADHPFLFMIREDKTGTPLFVGQIFDPSKSS